AAACAGATGCGATTACAATTGAAACAAGAAGCATTATTTTAAAAAACAGGCCATGCTCCTTGTATACAAATGAAATAGCCGGAAACACCTCATCGCTGTGCTTATCTCCATTGAGCGTTGCCTGACAGAGAGGGCATTTTCTCCTGTTTCCTTTCACATTTATCTTGCAATTATTACAATATTTCAATGGCTCACCTTCTATTCCTCGTGTACTATGTTTGATTCTATGGTTACGGGAATGTCCATATCCGTTAGAGTTTTAAAAAATCTTCTCTGCACCTCAGTACTGACAAATGCAGACGTAAAACTGATTCTGAACTTATTCTCAAAAGAGCATGCACATGCCTGCAGCTTATTTGTGCTTACAAATATATCGAAGGAAGATATGAAAGGTCTGATATCCTCCGGCATACTTACAATTCCCACATTTGACAAGGTTGAAGTGTAGCTTCTGTCTACTATGCTGTTTGCAATTTTCAACGCAATGTCCTTTATAGAAAGAGGAATTGCGCGAAGAATAAAGTTATGCTCCAATGATGAAAGCATGTTTATTCTCCTGCCTAAAGTTTCAGGAGTTAGGTTTTCTCTGAAACTTTGCTTAAGGTGTTCTATTACATCAGGCAATTCTCCGCTCCCTGCAGAAAAATTATAATCCACATTTATTACACCAAAAAAGTTTCTGGCTGTATGAGAATAATAGTAGTTTCTCAAATTAACCGGTATGCTTAAAACAACAGGTCTCTCCTTAAGTCTGACAGGTATTTCCTCATTGATTGCACACATGAGGATTGCAGCAAGAAAAATTGTCATGGAAGTGTTATATTCCTTTACCTTTGCCAGCAATAAATCAACCGGAATAACCCCTTCTATAACGCTGATTCTGTACTCTGGTATCTTGGATCCTCGAAGTTTAAAAGCCTTCTTCCCTTTTTTCTTCTCATTGCCGACTTCCCCCGAATAATATCTCTGAAAGCTGTCATCCATTTTCTGTGTCTTTGATGACTCAATATCCAGCACAGGTACTTTATCTCGAAATTTATGTTCATGCTTGATAGTAATATAATGGAAAACCAAAGTTTTTAAAAACTGCAAAGCACCGGCTCCGTCTGACAGGGCATGGTAAACTTCAAAGCTTATTCTTTTTTTATAATACATGACTCTGAAAAGCAATGTTTTATTATTTTTATCATAAAGAGTCGTGCATGGAGGAAGGTGTTCTTCCGTTACAACAGCTTTAAAATGGCTTCGCTCAAAATAATACCAGAACAGTCCGCTCTTAATTACAGATTTATATAGTGGATACGCATCTACTGTTATGTCCAACGCCCTTTGCAAAACATTTTTATCTACATTCTCATACAGTTCACACGCAAATCTAAAAACCTTCGTATCGCTGCTCTTGCTGTTTGGCGGAAATATCTTTGCCGCATTATCTAATTTACTCCATTCTGATATTTTTTTTCTTTTCAATTATTTCACCTCGTAGCTTGAAAGAAAAGTGTTAATTATCTCATAACACAGCCTGACCTGCGGAAATCTCGGAGGAAGGGCAAAAAAGCCGTGCAGACCGTCTTTAATTCTGAATATCTCCACATTGTTTCCTGCAGCTCTTAATTTTTTCCCGTATTGCTCCCCTTCATCTCTCAGAGGGCAAAACTCCGCTGTTATTATCAGGGTATCAGGCTGGCCCTTAAGATCTTCTGCCAGCAAAGGAGCAAAATACTTACTGTTTCTGTCCTCTTCACTGCTTTTGTACAGGTCCATGTAATCACAGATTTTTTTTGACGTGAGCAAATACTCCTTTCCGTAATCATGAACTGATTGGAACGGTGTTTTTTCACTATGGTCGTTATACGTTGCCGGATAAATCAATATCTGCCTTTTAATTTTAAATTCATTTCTTTCTTTTGCCAGCAGCGACAACGCGGCAGCCAGGTTACCTCCCGCACTATCTCCTATTATTGTAACCTCTTTTTCATTAATTACTTTGTTAGAAATAAATGCTTTCGCAACATTATAACAATCCTCAAGCCCGGCAGGAAACGGGTTCTCAGGTGCCAACCTGTAGTCTACGGAAACAACCTTGTGACCTGTCAGTTTTGCCATATTTACGCAAACCTTACTATAGCTGTCTATGTTTCCTACTACCCATCCGCCACCGTGAAAAAAAAGCAACACAGGATAATTACCTTTATCTCCCGGAGCATATATTCTGATAGGAATGCTGTGGTTTCCCGAATCAATTGAGCAATCCCATGTATTGAAAGGCGGTTTTAAATAATTTCTGTGGGCAAGATTCACAAAATTTCTATGAAGAAGATAGTTCTTCTTAATATCAATATCTCTGTATGTTATTGCCTTTAGTGCAGCTCTGACGACCTTATTTATAGCCATGATTACCTCACTGTTTAGTTTACACCATTATATATATAAAAATTACACGTGTCCATAATTTTATTTATTCTTTAAAATCAAGCGCTTTTTTTGTTGACAATTATTAGTATTACGTTAAAATAATAGTAAGTACAATTTTAAGGAGGAAAATTATGCAAAAATATGTTTGTGACGCTTGCGGTTATGTATATGATCCAGCTGAAGGAGATCCGGATAACGGTATAGCTCCAGGAACTTCATTTAATGATTTGCCAGAAGATTGGGTTTGCCCTCTTTGCGGAGTCGGAAAAGATCAATTTTCACCGGAATAAAATTTAGTATAAAAGGGGATTGCAGCATCTTAATTTTTGCCACAATCCCTTTATCCTTAAACGAAGACTCTTTCGCATGAAAAGCTTTAATTTTGCACGCTATTTCTACCAGGAAGTATTATATTATAAATTAATATTAAAACAATTGATACAATTAACATAAAAATATATGAATAGTTGTAACTTCCTGTCATGTCAAATACCACACCGTTTATTATCGGAGCGGCCACTCCCCCTATGCTGCTTGCTGCACAAAACAATCCATAAATGTTGCTGAAATCTTTTTGTCCGTATAATTTGTCTGTTATGATGGGAAATGCAATTGTTGAAAACGCACTTCCAAATCCAGTTCCTAAAACAATGAAAATCAAAAATATTCTATACTTGGCAAACAGCAGACCAACAAGTCCTACCACATTTAACAAAATAGATAGTATAGAAGATGTTCTTACCCCGAATCTGTCAAACATCCTGCCCAGAGCCAATTTACTTACTGCTAATACTCCCATAGTTAATGCTGTAATATTTGCACTGGTTGTTAAGGAATATCCTGAATCGCTCATGTGAGGAGATATTGTAAAAAATGTTGTAGCCATTCCAATGCTTCCGGCGATAAAACAGATCATTAAAATCCAAAATTTATATGTTTTTCTTGCCTCTTGAAGTGTTATTCCATCATCGTAATCCATAATCTGAGATTTATTTTCTTTATAATATGATGATTCTGTATATACGTCTCTGGGATGAATCTCTATAATTAAAAACACGCATGGTATTATTACTATTCCCATTATAACAGCCAAAGCCATATAGGCGAATCTAAACCCATAAGATTCCATCAAAATGCCAGCTAATGCATTAAACAGCATTCCTCCCACTCCGCTTCCCATAAATGCAAAGCCTATGGCCAGCCCCTTTTTATCGCTGAACCAGTTGTTAATAATAAGAGAGAGAGGAAGTGTTGTTAAAAATGCTGCGGATACACTTGCAACTATTGTTATTGCATAAAATTCAAACAGCGAGTCAGCTAAGGAATACATAAAATATGATACGGAAATAACTACCGATGATACCCTCATTAATCGTTTAATATTAATTTTTGAAAATATTTTGCCTGATACAACAGATATAATTGTCTGAGAGAACATAGACAATGTAACTATTGCACTGACATAAGAACGTTTAAAACCAAATTCATCGCTTATTGGCTTGAC
Above is a window of Sedimentibacter sp. MB35-C1 DNA encoding:
- a CDS encoding alpha/beta hydrolase gives rise to the protein MAINKVVRAALKAITYRDIDIKKNYLLHRNFVNLAHRNYLKPPFNTWDCSIDSGNHSIPIRIYAPGDKGNYPVLLFFHGGGWVVGNIDSYSKVCVNMAKLTGHKVVSVDYRLAPENPFPAGLEDCYNVAKAFISNKVINEKEVTIIGDSAGGNLAAALSLLAKERNEFKIKRQILIYPATYNDHSEKTPFQSVHDYGKEYLLTSKKICDYMDLYKSSEEDRNSKYFAPLLAEDLKGQPDTLIITAEFCPLRDEGEQYGKKLRAAGNNVEIFRIKDGLHGFFALPPRFPQVRLCYEIINTFLSSYEVK
- the rd gene encoding rubredoxin — protein: MQKYVCDACGYVYDPAEGDPDNGIAPGTSFNDLPEDWVCPLCGVGKDQFSPE
- a CDS encoding MFS transporter, yielding MKKLLLKTKVYYGWIIVLAGFLIMATAWAIIFNCASIFVKPISDEFGFKRSYVSAIVTLSMFSQTIISVVSGKIFSKINIKRLMRVSSVVISVSYFMYSLADSLFEFYAITIVASVSAAFLTTLPLSLIINNWFSDKKGLAIGFAFMGSGVGGMLFNALAGILMESYGFRFAYMALAVIMGIVIIPCVFLIIEIHPRDVYTESSYYKENKSQIMDYDDGITLQEARKTYKFWILMICFIAGSIGMATTFFTISPHMSDSGYSLTTSANITALTMGVLAVSKLALGRMFDRFGVRTSSILSILLNVVGLVGLLFAKYRIFLIFIVLGTGFGSAFSTIAFPIITDKLYGQKDFSNIYGLFCAASSIGGVAAPIINGVVFDMTGSYNYSYIFMLIVSIVLILIYNIILPGRNSVQN